The genomic stretch GACCCTCGCCTCCGGTATCCGGTCGAGGACGGCCGAACCGACCGCCGCCGCAAGTTCCTGGCTGCTGAACCCCTCGACACCCGACCGGCGCGCCCTGACCGCAAACGACATCCCGGGCCCAAGATTCCTCTCTGCATACTCGACCGCCGTGACCGCGAGCCCCTCGATATCCGCCGCGGTCACCGTGCAGACGCTCGCGCTCACCACCCCGAAGGTCTTTGCGGCCGCCACCGCGATCCGCCGGGGCTCGTCGCCGTAGATCATGATCCGCCCCCGGTAAGTCTCGATACGATGGGTGAGCCCCTCAGCCTCCAGCGCAAGGCCGATATTCCCCGTCATTATCGATATGTACCGACGCTTTACCGTCTCGCTCTTGAGGAAGATCTCCCCGTACCTGACCATCACCGCTTCCACGAATCCGCACCTCCTTCCCGGTAGCCGCCGGAGGCTATCGCTACGTCCTCGAACCCGAGTTCCTTCACCGCACCGAGCAGTTCCTCAAGCCTCCGGCGGTGCGCCGGGTCGGCCTCGACCAGGGCCCGGGCGCCGCCGGTGCACCGGACGCGTATCGTTCCCGGGATCTCCCGCGCGAGGAGAGACTCTGCCGCCGCGACGAGCGCGAGGCACTCCCGGGTGACCGGCTCGCCGGTGGGGATGCGGGTTGCGAGGCACGCGGACGGCGGGCGGACGGGAACCCCGAGTTCGCGCGCAAGGGCCTCGATCTCCGCCTTCCCCATGCCGCACTCGGCAAACGGGCTCCTGATCCCGAGTTCGGAGAGCGCCCGCATCCCGGGCCTCTCCGCGGGCCGATCGTCGGCGTGGGTTCCGTCGACCACCGTCCGGCAACCCTGGCGGCGTGCCTCCGCCAAGACCGCCTCCATCATCGCCCGCTTGCAGACGTAGCACCGTTCCGGCCGGTTCTCCCGGACAGCGGGGATCTCAAGCATATCGAGCGGTGTCACAATGTACGGAACCTCCAGGCGCTCCGAGAGTCTGCGCGCCGCCGCGAGCTCTCCCGGCGGGGTAAGGCCGGTATCGACGCTGATCGCGATCGCCTGAACCCCGTGATGCCGGGCGAGGCCCAGCAGAACCGAACTGTCCGTTCCACCGGAGAGCGCGACCGCAACGGGTTCATAGGATTTCAGGAGTGTATCAAGCCCGCGAACTCTCGTCATCTGCTCTTCATATGCTCGCTCGTTCTAGATGAATGTTCGCGAATCGCGCCAATTCCCGGTATCTGCACGAAGAGCAAATGATTTTTAACAGAGGCACTCCGAATGTGTAATGATATGGCGAAGAAAGCGAGTGCCAAACAGGCAGAACCCATGAAACTCTTCTATATTTTTTACAATCAGGAGCGCTGGGACAACTGGATCAAGACGCTGGAGGAAGCAAATTTCGAGCCAGCCGAAGGCGAGGAGGTCTCGGAAGGCGAGCAGATGCTCTTCAGCTTCACCGAGGATATCACCCTCTCGGTCTTGAAGATCGTCCGTCTCTACCAGAACGGCCGGTTCACGAAGGAGGAGGCCACGGAGAAACTCGACGACGTCGAACTGATCGTCATGACCGGGCTCCCCGAGGGCGAACTCGAAGATATCATCGGATCGTTCCAGCTCTCCCTGCTGGTGCTCTTCACCGCCTGCCGGAAGTACCTCGAGGGCGAGTTCGACAAGGACATCAAGACCCTCGTGAAGAAGGGCAAGAGTATCGACGAGGAGAACCTCGAGGAGGCGCTCGAGGTTGCAGCGAATATCGGGGCCGCCGTGGTCGACGGCGCCACCTGCTGCGCGAAATACATCAAGGACAACGTGGAGAACCCGTCCCTCTTCGACGAGTGGCTCATCGAGGTCGAGACCATGAGCAACGCCATGAAGTCGCTTGCGAAATTCGACGAGGAGCCCGGCGAGGCGTCGTGATTGCGGATAAAGCCCGGTTCCGGGCAGCACGGAAACTTGAGCGGGCAGCAGGGTTCCGGCTCCCGGACCATGTCTTCTCGGGCGCGTTTCTTGAGTCGCTCGGGAAGGCAATCGATTTCGAGAACCTCGACCGCCGGACGCACGAGCAGCTCCTGGCCTTTTTTCGCGACTTCATGGACTGCAAGTGCAAGAACGCACCCTTCTGCGGATGCCCGGAGAGGAAGTTCACCTTGACCATCATCGAATTCCGGGAGCTGGGGCTCGATCACCGCCAGATCAGCGCCCACCTCCTCGACGAATACGGGATCGACCTCTACCCTGCCGACATCCTGAGTTTCCTCGAAGACTCCGTCCACATGCTTGAGGCGATCCGGGACGTCGCCGAGCTGCAGGGGCGGGAGAGACTGGCGGAGAACGCCATCGAGCATATCAAGAAGATCGAGCATTAGACCCGGTCCTGTTCGCGGTGCCGGTCAAGATCTCTTCTTTCCCCGGTCAATCTCGAAGTACCTGTCAGGAAGCATATACCCGATGAAGTAGTTCAGCCGCAGGGTAACGTTCTCCCGGTAGGAGAGGTCCAGACCGTTCATCGGGAGTCCGACGACTGCGCCGCCGGGGAAAGACTTACATGTCGAGGGGCGAAACCCTTTCCGCCGCCGGAGTCCGGCCCCCAGCCAGCGCCATCTCCGTGAACCTGGAATATCCCGCATCTCATGGTGAGGGGCGACGTCATTGCTCCCCCGACTGAAGTCGGGGGCCTTCTGTGCGTTTCGTCGTAAAAACGGGATGAAAATATCCAGAGCGCCTGGGATCTATCTTGTCCTCGGGCTCCGCATCATGGGGGCGACGTTGCACCCCGCCATCTCCCCAAAGCAGAAGATGAACCGCTCTCTGATACTCTCCGGCAGTCTTGCCTCCGGAATGGGTTCAAAACCGAGGCTCCCGTAGAACTCGATCAGGGGGAGGGTCGAGTGGATGTAGATCGTCTCGGAGCCGCATTCTTCGAGGAGCATCTGCACGACTTCCCTGGCGTATCCATGCCCGCGGTGCTCATCGAGCGTGAAGACGCAGTCCATCTCAAGGCCGCCCGGATGGCGGGTACAGCGTGCTGTCGCCGCAAGGGTTCCGTCGATAAAGATGCCGAATATCCTCTCCCGCGCCGGGTCGGCCTTCTGACCGCGGTAGTGCGTCCAGACCTTCTCTGCAAGCGGGAATTCTTCATGCTCCAGTTCACGGACTTCTTTTGCCATCGTCTTCCTCGCGTATGACTACAGATTGCCGCACCCGGGTATTTAATCGAACGGGCAGGAGATACCCCGGCCGTCTGAACGAGCCGTCAGAGCACACCCGGCCAGGGGATGCCGAGGCCCATGATCAGCTCCTTCAGTTCGTCGCGGATGCCCCGATCGGTCTTGAGAAGAACCAGGAGGTAGACCAGCCCGCCGAGCGCGACCGCCCCGAGGACGACGAAGACGTTCGTGAGCGGGATGACGAACGAGTAGATCACGACGACGGTCACCATAACAAGCGCGGCGAGGACGATGTGCCCCACGGCTCCGGGTTCAATCCGCACGCGGATGCTCCGGGAAAGGGCGCGACGGGAGAGCGCCGCGTTCAGCACCATGGTGGCGAGTGTCGCAAGCGCCGCTCCGACGATGCCGTATGTCGGGATGAGGAGGATGTTCAGCACGACATTAGCCGTGACCGCGACTGCCGTCACCCGGAACGAGTCCTTCGGCCGGTCGAGGGCGTTCAAGCACATCGTCTGGAGGTACATGAAGATGCTCGCCACTTGGACGAACAGGAGTATCGCAAGCGCCCCCGCGCCGGTGGAGAACGACGCCCCGTAGAAGAAGTAGAGGAGGCGTTCGCCGAGAAGCCAGCCCCCGGCAACGACCGGGACCGCGAGGAGGAGCGAGTAGGTGAAGGCACGGGCAAGCGCACGCTCTACTGAAGCGAGGTCATTCTGCTTCCCCCAGTAACTGATCTTCGGGTAGAGGGTGGTATGGAGTGCTACGGTGGTGAACGTCGCGATCGACGTGAGCTGGAGCGCCACGCGGTAGATGCCGATGTCGGCATCGGTCATGAAGTAGCCGATCATGATGGTATCGGCGTAGGAAAAGACGAGGTAACCGCCTGAACTGAGGAACGTCCAGAACGAGAACGCGAAGAGGCTCTGGATGTGAGAGCGGCAAAACGGTGCCAGCTTGAGGTCGAGGAACCGGAAGTTAACGATCCCTGCCGCAAGGAGCCCGGCAACGAACCCCCCGGTGAGGCCGGCAAGGCCGTAGCCAAGGATGATCGCGACAACCTGGATGCCTATCCGGGTCAGGTTATCGACCAGGCTGCCGATCTGGTTGATGCCGACCTTTCCTCTCCCGTAGACACCGTTTAAGACGATGTTCGTGAAGGCGCTGACGACCAGCGCGAGGATCAGCCAGGGTAGCGTCCCTGATGAGGTAAGTTTGACGAGGTACGGCTGCGCGATGAGGAGAAAACTCACCGAGACGACCACCAGCGCCACCCGGAGGAGGGCAAATGCGGTGAAGTACGCGTTCTGGTCCTCGCCCTCGCTGATCCGCTTCACGGCGGCGCCGCCGAACCCCCCATCGCCTATCAGGTTGAAGACGCTGAAGTAGGCAACAAAGAGGTAGTACGCACCCAGTATCGCGGGACCTACCGTGTGGGCGAAGTACATCGTGGAGAGGAACCCGATTGCAGTGAGGGCCAGCGTCGAGGCGAGGCTGATGACGCTCTGGCGCTGGACGGCATCGATGCGCATGACGCGGGCAAGGTATCCGGAGGGACGGAACACGAGCATTGGTTTCGCCGGGAAAGGCCTTATTGATTTTGAACTGGTGCGGGAGAAATAACCGTGATCCGGCGGGTGGAATTGTGCCAACATATATTACGATCCGCGCACACAGGAGGTCGCTCATACGATTTGCGGGAGGTGAGATCCTGGATGTGGGAGTAATCGGTGTTGGGATGATGGGCAGGAACCATGCCCGTGTGTACTCGGAATTGAAAGCAGTGGACTCGCTCTACCTGTACGACCTCAACGGGAAGGCGGCCAGCGACCTTGCCGGAGCCTTCGGGGCAACGGCCTCCCCGACCGTCGAGGATCTGCTCAGAAGCGTCGACGCGGTGAGCGTATGTGTCCCGACGCCCTACCACTTCTCCGTTGCGGAAACGGTGCTTGATGCCGGGGTGCCGGTGCTGATCGAAAAGCCTATCTGTGCGACGGCAGAGGAGACGCGACGGCTCATCGCGATGATCTCCGACGGCCTCATCGTCGGCGTCGGGCACATCGAACGGTTCAACCCGATCGTTCCTGAGATCAAGAAGATCGTCCGACGTCCCCTCTACATTGAGATGAAGCGGCACAACCCGGCATCGTCCAGGGTGAGCGGCTCCTCGGTCGTCGAGGACTTGATGATCCACGATGTAGATATTGTGCGAAACGTTCTCCTTCCGGACGGCCCCTATCAACTCACCGGCAGTGGGAACGAGGACGTTTGCAGCGCCCTCTTCTCTTTCGGAGGAACCCCGGTATACCTCTCGGCGAGCCGGAAGTCTTCAAAGAAGATCCGGATGATCTACATCGAGGAGGAGGAGTTCACCATCGAAGGGGACTTTATGGCCCAGGAGATCTACATACACAGAAAACCCGGGCAGTATGCGGTCGAGGACGAGCGCTACGTCCAGGAGAATATCATCGAGAAGGTGCTCGTGAACAAGCAGGAGCCGCTGAAGATCGAACTCTCGACGTTCCTCGACTGCGTGGCCCGGGGACGCGAATTCCCGGTCAGCCCCGCACAGGCACTGTTGAATATGAAGATATGCGAAGACGTCACGCGGTGTTTCTCACCTTTGATGGTGTTGGCATGAGCAACCGGTTACAATCGCTCATCAGCGCCGGGGGTTCAATCAAGAAGATCGGTGTCGTCGGGATGGGATACGTCGGCATCCCCGCCGCGGTGCTCTTTGCAGATGCCCCGGAGTTTGAGTCCGTCCTGGGGTTCCAGCGGGCCTCCGCTTCATCTGGCTACAAGATCGATATGCTGAACCGTGGTGAATCACCCCTCAAGGGCGAGGAGCCGGGGCTTGAAAACCTTCTTGCAAAGGTTGTCGATGCGGGGAAGTTCCAGTGTACCTCGGACTTCTCGGAGGTCGCGGGGTGCGATGCGGTAACGCTCGCGATCCAGACCCCCTTTGCAGATCCAAAAGACCTGATCCCCGACTTCTCGGCCCTGACTGAGGGGCTCCGGCAGGTGGGGAGGCACCTTTCGGAGGGCACGCTTGTGGTCCTCGAGTCGACCGTCACCCCCGGGACGACCGCCGGGATGGCCCGCGAGATCCTCGAAGAAGAGTCGGGGCTCGTCGCCGGTGAAGACTTCGCCCTCGCCCATGCCCCCGAGCGAGTGATGGTCGGGCGGCTGCTCCGGAATATCCGCGAGCACGACCGGATCGTCGGCGGGATCGACGAGGTCTCGACGGCGCGGGCGGTCGAACTCTACCGCCCCGTCCTCACGACGGGGAAGATTATCCCGATGACCGCAACCGCGGCCGAGGTGACGAAGACCGCCGAGAACGCCTTCCGCGACCTCCAGATCGCCGCTGCAAACCAGTTGGCGCTGCACTGCGAGGCGATGGGCGTCAATGTCTACGACGTCCGTGCGGGGATCGACTCCCTCAAGGGCGAGGGGATCACCCGGGCGATCCTCTGGCCCGGCGCCGGGGTCGGGGGCCACTGTCTCACGAAGGACTCATGGCACCTCGAGCGGGGCGCACAGGTTCTCGGCGGTGATCTCTGGTACCCGCACGGGGCGGAGTCGGTCTTCGGCGTCGCACGGAAGATCAATGAGTTCATGCCCGAACACATGGTTCACCTGACTCTTGAGGGGCTCAGGCAGGCCGGGAAATCCCCGGAGGGCGCGAAGGTCGCGCTCCTCGGATGGGCATTCATCCAGAACTCCGATGACAC from Methanoculleus chikugoensis encodes the following:
- a CDS encoding asparagine synthase-related protein; the encoded protein is MTRVRGLDTLLKSYEPVAVALSGGTDSSVLLGLARHHGVQAIAISVDTGLTPPGELAAARRLSERLEVPYIVTPLDMLEIPAVRENRPERCYVCKRAMMEAVLAEARRQGCRTVVDGTHADDRPAERPGMRALSELGIRSPFAECGMGKAEIEALARELGVPVRPPSACLATRIPTGEPVTRECLALVAAAESLLAREIPGTIRVRCTGGARALVEADPAHRRRLEELLGAVKELGFEDVAIASGGYREGGADSWKR
- a CDS encoding DUF2150 family protein, whose protein sequence is MAKKASAKQAEPMKLFYIFYNQERWDNWIKTLEEANFEPAEGEEVSEGEQMLFSFTEDITLSVLKIVRLYQNGRFTKEEATEKLDDVELIVMTGLPEGELEDIIGSFQLSLLVLFTACRKYLEGEFDKDIKTLVKKGKSIDEENLEEALEVAANIGAAVVDGATCCAKYIKDNVENPSLFDEWLIEVETMSNAMKSLAKFDEEPGEAS
- a CDS encoding DUF5814 domain-containing protein, producing the protein MIADKARFRAARKLERAAGFRLPDHVFSGAFLESLGKAIDFENLDRRTHEQLLAFFRDFMDCKCKNAPFCGCPERKFTLTIIEFRELGLDHRQISAHLLDEYGIDLYPADILSFLEDSVHMLEAIRDVAELQGRERLAENAIEHIKKIEH
- a CDS encoding GNAT family N-acetyltransferase, with the translated sequence MAKEVRELEHEEFPLAEKVWTHYRGQKADPARERIFGIFIDGTLAATARCTRHPGGLEMDCVFTLDEHRGHGYAREVVQMLLEECGSETIYIHSTLPLIEFYGSLGFEPIPEARLPESIRERFIFCFGEMAGCNVAPMMRSPRTR
- a CDS encoding flippase, yielding MFRPSGYLARVMRIDAVQRQSVISLASTLALTAIGFLSTMYFAHTVGPAILGAYYLFVAYFSVFNLIGDGGFGGAAVKRISEGEDQNAYFTAFALLRVALVVVSVSFLLIAQPYLVKLTSSGTLPWLILALVVSAFTNIVLNGVYGRGKVGINQIGSLVDNLTRIGIQVVAIILGYGLAGLTGGFVAGLLAAGIVNFRFLDLKLAPFCRSHIQSLFAFSFWTFLSSGGYLVFSYADTIMIGYFMTDADIGIYRVALQLTSIATFTTVALHTTLYPKISYWGKQNDLASVERALARAFTYSLLLAVPVVAGGWLLGERLLYFFYGASFSTGAGALAILLFVQVASIFMYLQTMCLNALDRPKDSFRVTAVAVTANVVLNILLIPTYGIVGAALATLATMVLNAALSRRALSRSIRVRIEPGAVGHIVLAALVMVTVVVIYSFVIPLTNVFVVLGAVALGGLVYLLVLLKTDRGIRDELKELIMGLGIPWPGVL
- a CDS encoding Gfo/Idh/MocA family protein; the protein is MMGRNHARVYSELKAVDSLYLYDLNGKAASDLAGAFGATASPTVEDLLRSVDAVSVCVPTPYHFSVAETVLDAGVPVLIEKPICATAEETRRLIAMISDGLIVGVGHIERFNPIVPEIKKIVRRPLYIEMKRHNPASSRVSGSSVVEDLMIHDVDIVRNVLLPDGPYQLTGSGNEDVCSALFSFGGTPVYLSASRKSSKKIRMIYIEEEEFTIEGDFMAQEIYIHRKPGQYAVEDERYVQENIIEKVLVNKQEPLKIELSTFLDCVARGREFPVSPAQALLNMKICEDVTRCFSPLMVLA
- a CDS encoding nucleotide sugar dehydrogenase: MSNRLQSLISAGGSIKKIGVVGMGYVGIPAAVLFADAPEFESVLGFQRASASSGYKIDMLNRGESPLKGEEPGLENLLAKVVDAGKFQCTSDFSEVAGCDAVTLAIQTPFADPKDLIPDFSALTEGLRQVGRHLSEGTLVVLESTVTPGTTAGMAREILEEESGLVAGEDFALAHAPERVMVGRLLRNIREHDRIVGGIDEVSTARAVELYRPVLTTGKIIPMTATAAEVTKTAENAFRDLQIAAANQLALHCEAMGVNVYDVRAGIDSLKGEGITRAILWPGAGVGGHCLTKDSWHLERGAQVLGGDLWYPHGAESVFGVARKINEFMPEHMVHLTLEGLRQAGKSPEGAKVALLGWAFIQNSDDTRNTPAEPYLTAMKEAGAEVRVHDPYVDTYRGVEVSHDLDETLAGADVVTIFTGHHHYASLDPARVKELSGEEHPVIVDGRNVVDPDAFIRAGFIYKGIGRGDKNSHPIR